The following are encoded together in the Humulus lupulus chromosome 5, drHumLupu1.1, whole genome shotgun sequence genome:
- the LOC133834453 gene encoding uncharacterized protein LOC133834453 gives MALENPNAFKTHLVSSTDSPEFTHLTRALTRSSLVALDAEWKPTRSQKSSFPAVSLLQLACRLSPRLVGSSDELLLPDEESVVFLVDLILIPLPSIWELLRDLFVSPDILKLGFRFKQDLVYLSSTFSSHGCNLRFDRVEPFLDITSIYNHLQYKQPGRRMSKDIKSLATICNEVLGISLSKELQCSDWSLRPLTEAQRTYAALDAHCLLDIFEVFQAKVMKEGNIIQNLGDQSSLISILGLKEILEEDDLCDKIMKTRFVEAVGVVRATACSDVSREIVSEEGMVLRSQQRSSLPMGESLLNVVKKYGEKLLLKESDKKPKSSRKKGKRRPSAGLIRKERLLEISDDWQGPPPWDLSLGGNGCPKFLCDVMVEGLAKHLRCVGMDAAIPYSRKPEPRELIDQAHRESRVLLTRDAKLLRHDYILKNQIYRVKSLLKNEQLLEVIETFQLKVSEDQLMSRCTKCNGRFIQKPLSTEEAVEASKGFQRIPDCLFDKNLEFWQCMDCNQLYWEGTQYKNAVQKFIDVCKLNNITPSL, from the exons ATGGCTCTGGAAAATCCAAACGCGTTCAAAACCCACCTGGTCTCCTCGACTGACTCGCCCGAGTTCACTCACTTGACTCGGGCACTGACTCGTTCATCACTCGTCGCGCTCGACGCGGAATGGAAGCCGACTCGGAGTCAGAAATCTAGCTTCCCTGCCGTCTCTCTTCTCCAACTCGCTTGTCGACTCAGTCCCCGACTCGTTGGGAGCTCGGATGAGCTATTATTACCCGACGAAGAGTCGGTGGTTTTCTTGGTGGACCTTATTTTGATTCCTCTACCTTCAATCTGGGAATTGTTGAGAGACCTTTTTGTGTCTCCAGATATTCTGAAATTGGGTTTTAGGTTCAAGCAGGACTTGGTGTACTTGTCATCAACTTTCAGTTCGCATGGCTGTAATCTTCGATTTGATAGG GTGGAACCCTTTTTGGACATTACAAGTATATACAATCATCTACAATACAAACAACCTGGAAGGAGAATGTCAAAGGATATCAAAAGTTTAGCTACTATCTGCAATGAAGTGTTGGGCATTTCTCTTTCAAAG GAACTTCAATGTAGTGACTGGTCACTTCGTCCTCTTACTGAAGCACAAAGAACATATGCTGCTTTGGATGCACACTGCTTGCTTGATATATTTGAAGTGTTTCAAGCCAAGGTCATGAAAGAAG GGAATATAATTCAGAATCTTGGTGATCAAAGTTCCTTGATTTCAATTCTTGGGTTGAAAGAGATTCTTGAGGAAGATGACTTGTGTGATAAAATAATGAAGACGAGATTTGTTGAAGCCGTGGGTGTAGTTCGAGCTACTGCTTGttctgatgtttctcgagaaatAGTCTCAGAAGAAGGAATGGTTTTGAGGTCTCAGCAGAGGAGTAGTTTGCCCATGGGTGAATCCCTGTTGAATGTTGTAAAAAAATATGGCGAAAAACTTTTGCTGAAAGAATCTGATAAAAAACCAAAAAGTTCAAGAAAGAAAGGCAAAAGACGACCATCAGCTGGTTTGATTCGCAAAGAAAGGCTGTTAGAAATTTCAGATGACTGGCAAGGCCCCCCACCATGGGATTTGTCCTTGGGAGGAAATGGATGCCCAAAGTTTCTATGTGATGTGATG GTTGAAGGGTTGGCAAAACATTTAAGATGTGTTGGAATGGATGCTGCAATCCCATATTCAAGAAAACCCGAACCTAG GGAGTTAATAGATCAAGCTCACAGAGAGAGTAGAGTGCTCTTGACACGGGATGCCAAGCTGTTGAGACATGATTATATACTAAAGAATCAAATATATAGGGTGAAGAGTCTTCTAAAAAATGAACAACTACTTGAG GTCATAGAAACTTTTCAGCTGAAAGTCAGTGAGGATCAGTTGATGTCAAGGTGCACCAAATGCAATGGTAGATTTATCCAAAAACCCCTATCAACTGAAGAGGCTGTGGAAGCTTCAAAAGGTTTCCAACGAATTCCAGATTGCTTGTTTGACAAAAATTTAGAGTTTTGGCAGTGCATGGACTGCAACCAACTTTACTGGGAG GGAACCCAGTATAAGAATGCAGTCCAGAAATTCATAGACGTTTGCAAGTTGAATAACATAACTCCAAGTTTGTAA
- the LOC133834454 gene encoding histone-lysine N-methyltransferase ATXR6 produces MASSRGTRGMALRQRRTQAPKPISCSSSFSYEDISSDGSDSERDDDVSCVVCGSGDSPADLLLCDKCDKGFHLFCLRPILPSVPKGSWFCPTCTNHNHKKLKSFPLVQTKIVDFFRIQRSQELTQKISQDIRKKRKRGSSLVMSKKKRKLLPFTPSPDPTRRLEQMASLATALTATGTEFSNELTYRPGMAPRSANQSALERGGMQILSKEDSETLNLCKSMMERGEWPPLMVAFDPQEGFTVEADRHIKDLTIITEYVGDVDFLKNRENDDGDSMMTLLSAANSSKSLVVCPDKRSNIARFINGINNHSLEGKKKQNLKCVRFDVNGECRVLLIANRDISKGERLYYDYNGDEHEYPTEHFV; encoded by the exons ATGGCGTCCTCGAGAGGAACAAGGGGAATGGCTCTGAGGCAAAGGAGAACGCAAGCTCCGAAACCCATCTCCTGTAGCTCTTCATTTAGTTATGAAGATATTAGTAGCGATGGTTCTGATTCCGAACGCGACGACGACGTTAGCTGCGTTGTTTGTGGGTCCGGTGACTCGCCGGCGGATCTTCTTCTCTGCGATAAGTGCGATAAAGGGTTTCATTTGTTTTGCCTTAGACCCATCCTTCCTTCTGTTCCCAAAGGGTCTTGGTTTTGTCCCACCTGCACAAACCATAATCATAAGAAGCTCAAAT CATTCCCTCTAGTCCAAACCAAAATTGTGGACTTTTTTCGAATTCAGAGGTCTCAAGAGTTGACCCAAAAAATAAGCCAAG ATATTCGAAAGAAAAGAAAGCGAGGTAGTAGCTTGGTGAtgtcaaagaagaaaagaaaattgcTGCCATTCACTCCAAGCCCGGATCCCACGAGGAGACTGGAACAAATGGCATCACTAGCAACTGCATTAACTGCCACAGGCACAGAGTTCAGTAATGAGCTCACTTACAGACCAGGCATGGCACCAAGGTCAGCAAATCAGTCAGCTCTTGAGCGTGGAGGAATGCAG attctttcaAAAGAAGATAGCGAAACCTTAAACTTGTGCAAGAGTATGATGGAAAGAGGAGAATGGCCTCCCCTCATGGTTGCTTTTGATCCACAAGAAGG ttttacTGTTGAGGCGGATAGGCACATAAAGGATCTGACTATAATCACAGAGTATGTGGGGGATGTTGATTTCTTGAAGAACCGCGAAAACGATGATGGGGACAGCATGATGACATTACTCTCTGCTGCTAATTCTTCAAAAAGCCTTGTTGTTTGTCCAGATAAGCGTAGTAACATTGCCCGCTTCATTAATGGCATCAACAATCACTCTTT GGAGGGGAAAAAGAAGCAGAACCTCAAGTGTGTGAGATTTGATGTCAATGGTGAATGCCGAGTTCTACTGATAGCTAACAGAGATATATCAAAGGGGGAGAGATTGTATTATGATTATAATGGTGATGAGCATGAATACCCAACTGAGCACTTCGTCTAG